A window of uncultured Gellertiella sp. genomic DNA:
AGAGCCACCAGATCGGCATGAACCTGCTTCAGCGTTCGGCGCTGCTTGCGCGACTTCCCGGCCTCGGTCTTCAGCCAGCCAGCCAGTTTGTCGGCAAAAGGATCGAGCTTGCTTGGTCGTTCCGGTACCGTGAACGTCGGCTCGATCGTACCAGCGCTCAAATACTTCGCGATCGTGTTACGCGACAGCCCAGTGCGCCGGCTGATCTCGCGGATCGACTGCTTCTCGCGCAGCGCCATCCGACGGATGATGTTTAAAAGTCCCATGTGGATCACTCCGTTGCCCCCGTCGCTCACCGCGTTGGGGGGAAGGTTCACATGGCTCAGTTCTCAATGGAAATTATGCGCCTAACCGGCTCAGTTCTGCGTGGAAATCAACACCCTTGCGGAGACCGGAGATCGAAAACGCCTGACACGGGGACCCACCTTCGAGGACGTCGACCCGGCCTAGAGAACGGAGGTCATCGTCGGTCAGCTGAAGGATGTCGCCGAAGTTCGGCACGCTGCCACCGGCGATGCCCCGGTACTTCTTTCGGTCGAAATCAGGGCCATCCGGGAGGTATTTCGGCGCCGTCGCCTTGCATCTGGCGGCGAGGACATGTGCCGGGAACGCGGAGGGTTCGCAGTAGCCGACCATCTCCATTCCGAGCGGCGACCAGGCGGCGGTTGCGGCGGAGATGCCGGAGAAAGTCGAAAAGACCCTAAGCATCATGCCGTCAGCCTTTCCACAAGCGCGGCGTGAGACTTGATCGCCTCATCTGCAGTCCGGGTCAACTTAAGGAGCCGATCCGGGCCGATACGGCGTCGGTTCTGGCCATGTGACCAATACGCCTTCAGCGTCCGCTCCGAGACACCGATGGCCAAAGCAGTCTCTGTGACGCTTACGCCGCAGCGCTTTAATGTCCTGACGATGGCGCGAACGCGGACCGCAACGTCGTCGTACGTTTCATCTAGTTTCGTATCCATCATTTTCTCCTCATTTTTGGCTACCGCGACCCCCTCCTACAAGGGGTTTCGCCGCCAGCCACGGCGGCTCATCAGGCGGCGAGCGTGCACCACGAAAAGCTGATGTCGAGTTCAGCCTGTGCGATCTCGTCGTCGGTCCAGCCGGACCTCCAGTCGTCCTCCGCGAGACGCTTCAGGTGGCGCTGCCAGGCCGCACAATGATCAGCTGGCTTGAGCAGGACCGGCCCGAGATAGTCCGTGTCCTCCTTGAGCCACGCCGCGAAATCGCCGCTATAAGGGCGCGCGCTGATGTAGACGTCGAGCGTGTGCTCGGACCCCTCGTTGACTTCGAGCAGGTCAAAGATGTAGCCGGTCCGCTTGGTCTCTGCGTTCCTGAGCGTGCGGAACAGCCCCATCACGATTTTGCCACCGTTCTGTCCCTCGGCCTGGCCGACGACCTCTCCCTCGCGGTTAAAAGCATATGCGTAGTACATGATATCCTCCTCCTTCTTTAGAGACCGCTTTAAGCGGCCTCCTCCTCTTCGGTGTCTGACTCAGACACGAACTCGATCATCACGTCTTGGTACTCCTCAGACACGCGAAAACCGCTCTCGCCAAAGACTTCTGCGACGTCTGAGTCTACATCCACGGCGCACAGGTGATCGGTGTCGCGAAGGATATTCCCGAGCAGAAAAGCATCTTCATAGTAGCCGTGGAGCGTCTGCAAGCTGGCGTTTTCGCCGTGAACGCGGATCTCCCTGCGCATGCACGACAGCACTTCGTCGTATTGCTCCCGCACGTCTTCTACGACGATTTCTTCGGCTAGTGACTGTTGCGTACGCGACAGGCTCAGCGCCATATCCCTCAGGTTCTTGTACCCAGCGTCGCGGATGTACAGCCCCACTGCGCCCTGTTCCGAAGCGGCGACGAAGCAGCCCATTTCAGTGCCGTTCGCAAAAATCTGATAAACTCGGTTCATATGCGTGCTTCCTTGATTTGTTTTCCGTCAGCTCGCTGCTGACAAGAATATGATGTGTCCAGAAAACGGACGCACGCAACACATTTTTTAAAAAATCCATTGTCAACAATTAGTTAGCTAGACTTTTCGAAAGCCCGTAAACAATCTTTCACGTATTTTTTCGTGACTTTGTCGGCGGATTTGTCACTCGCGGCCGCCGGCCGGATCCTGAATTCGAACTTCAGGAGGAAAAGATGATCAAGAAATTTCTGATGTACGCTTGGGAGCTGTTTGCCGGACTGCTTCAGGGCATCATGTCTCTGTTCGGTTTCAGCCCGCGCGCGCCGAAACAACAGCACGACAACTTGGGCAGGGAGGACATCGCCGCCGCCGAAGCAGAGGCTCGATCCGACGCCGCTGCCGCCGAACTGGTCTCGAAAATCCGGGCACCGGAGGGCGTCGTGCACGAGTATGCAGTGTCACCCAGTGACAGCCGATCTTCCATCGATCTGAGTCCGCTGTCACCCGAAGAGCAGGACTGGCTGCTGGGCTTGTCCGACGGCGAACTCGCGATGCTGGCGGCATCGAGCGAAGAAACGTGCAGGCAGTCGCTTTCAGCGCGGAAAGTAGCCGTGAACGTCCGGCGTCTGCGCGAACGCACGGAAGACAAACCAAATCCGGTATCAGCCGTTCTGCGTATCCCAGATCAAGAGGATGACAGATGGCAGCACATTTCGGACATTGTCCGGGGCCAGTACCCGTCACTCTTCGGAGATAGGGGCGGACCGGTATTGAAACCTCGTTGCCGCGCCTGACAATCGCAAGCCGCTAGGGGACTTCTGGCGGCTTTTGTATTCGCGCATGCGGATCGCATGGAAAAGATCTGGGTACTCATGCATGATGTCGCCGTGCCGGTCGACGAGGGCCTCATCTGACAGGTCGATCCGCTCGCTCATGCGGAAGCTTTCTGACTGCGCATGCGGTCGATGTGTGCCTGCCGCTGCGCGAGAGCCGCCTTCAGACGCCGAA
This region includes:
- a CDS encoding DNA cytosine methyltransferase, which produces MMLRVFSTFSGISAATAAWSPLGMEMVGYCEPSAFPAHVLAARCKATAPKYLPDGPDFDRKKYRGIAGGSVPNFGDILQLTDDDLRSLGRVDVLEGGSPCQAFSISGLRKGVDFHAELSRLGA